The sequence AAGAACGCGCTCCCCATGGCAGACGCCGACAAATTCCAGAGAGCGTGAAGCATCATTGCTCCAAAAAAACCCAGGATGGGAGCTCCAAACTGGATGAGTTTGTTGTGCGATTCACGCGACAATCCGCATCCGATTCCTGTCATCGATGTGAAGAACGAGTGGATGAACGGTGAAAGTACACCACGCAAAAATCCGATAAACAGCAATGCGCTCGGACCGTCTTTGACAAAAGTCCCGCCATAGTAAAGGATGTTTTCCACTGTTGCGAAACCCAGACCAACAACTCCGGCATATACGATGCCGTCCAGGACACCATCAAATTCCTTTCGCAGGAAAAGAGCGATCAAGACCACGCCACTCCCTTTTGTCAATTCTTCAATGAAGGGCGCGGAGATAATTGCTGATAATGTTTGTCCCGCTGGTTCTCCCATGAATGTGGCCGCAACCGAGCCGAAAATCGTGTTGACGATAAACGAGATGAAAATGCAGATCAATCCTCCCCATGCAAAAGCGGTTGCGATCGCCCATGGTGGTTCC comes from bacterium and encodes:
- a CDS encoding PrsW family intramembrane metalloprotease; translation: ALIGTGIMIFIVMILMLANLGIEGAFVGSFMAFLPAPFYLFLYLWMDRYDPEPPWAIATAFAWGGLICIFISFIVNTIFGSVAATFMGEPAGQTLSAIISAPFIEELTKGSGVVLIALFLRKEFDGVLDGIVYAGVVGLGFATVENILYYGGTFVKDGPSALLFIGFLRGVLSPFIHSFFTSMTGIGCGLSRESHNKLIQFGAPILGFFGAMMLHALWNLSASAMGSAFFVVYFVVWVPMFLAFILFILLIARREKRIIKRVLAVEQGGLLSREEIDLAGSLTSRIHWLISANSWKKFQARRKYLRAITRLAFCYWHVERALSAKTETLSMAQIPVFRSEISQLKAAL